Proteins encoded within one genomic window of Halocatena marina:
- a CDS encoding LamB/YcsF family protein, whose protein sequence is MVAIDINCDMGESFGNYSMGRDDAVMPFITSANVAGGLHAGDPHVMRETVALATEYDVGIGIHPGLPDMMGFGRRTMDATPEEVRDYVVYQLGALMGFAEWMSVDVQHVKPHGAMYSMLSTSEAHARAVMEAVLEVNPDLIYLATDMNIYEIAQEYDALDAVFEGYVDLDYRSDRTLIVEKEKAAPDPELVADRFVSIATRGEVEATDGTMIDVPADSICIHGDASNAVEVLETIHERIESENIELTRLDELVA, encoded by the coding sequence ATGGTAGCAATAGACATCAACTGTGACATGGGTGAGAGCTTCGGCAACTACTCAATGGGGAGAGACGATGCAGTGATGCCCTTTATCACCTCTGCCAACGTGGCGGGGGGCTTGCACGCCGGTGACCCACACGTGATGCGCGAGACAGTCGCGCTCGCTACGGAGTACGATGTTGGTATCGGCATTCATCCTGGATTGCCAGATATGATGGGCTTTGGACGACGGACAATGGATGCTACGCCGGAAGAGGTACGCGATTACGTCGTGTATCAACTGGGTGCACTCATGGGGTTCGCCGAGTGGATGTCGGTTGACGTTCAGCACGTCAAGCCACACGGGGCGATGTACTCGATGCTCTCAACGAGCGAAGCTCACGCTCGGGCCGTCATGGAGGCCGTCCTTGAGGTCAACCCCGACCTTATCTATCTGGCAACAGATATGAACATCTACGAGATCGCACAGGAGTACGACGCTTTGGACGCGGTGTTCGAGGGATACGTCGATCTCGATTATCGGTCTGATCGCACCTTAATCGTCGAGAAAGAGAAAGCAGCACCTGATCCCGAACTAGTAGCTGATAGGTTCGTCAGCATCGCAACGCGTGGTGAAGTCGAAGCGACCGACGGAACAATGATCGACGTTCCTGCCGATAGCATCTGTATCCATGGTGATGCGTCGAACGCTGTCGAAGTCCTCGAAACGATCCACGAGCGTATCGAGAGCGAAAACATCGAACTAACTCGTCTCGACGAACTGGTTGCCTGA
- a CDS encoding SgcJ/EcaC family oxidoreductase: protein MSNEPTDQSRKLLDRPTAQQSPTNEQAVTQIEERFVTLETGFNQNDPTMLDRLFTADAVVVVPDGTVVRGWEEIYAYHTARLESPANNWHTNYSIPIIMFPNEDIAVVHTRQTTTTPERTFTNHGTSVMIETDDEWWICAMQNTNVVDRSPEDGRGDPG from the coding sequence ATGAGTAACGAGCCAACTGATCAGAGCCGAAAGCTACTCGATCGCCCGACGGCTCAGCAGTCCCCAACAAATGAGCAGGCCGTAACCCAGATTGAGGAGCGCTTCGTAACGCTCGAAACCGGATTCAATCAGAACGACCCTACGATGCTCGATCGCCTGTTCACCGCCGATGCGGTTGTGGTCGTTCCCGATGGAACCGTGGTGCGAGGATGGGAGGAGATCTACGCCTACCACACGGCGCGGTTAGAGAGCCCTGCTAATAACTGGCATACAAACTATTCGATCCCCATAATTATGTTCCCGAATGAGGATATTGCTGTCGTGCATACACGCCAGACCACGACAACCCCAGAGCGGACATTCACCAATCACGGCACTTCTGTGATGATCGAGACGGATGATGAGTGGTGGATCTGTGCTATGCAAAACACCAATGTGGTCGACAGGAGTCCGGAAGACGGGAGAGGTGACCCGGGCTGA
- a CDS encoding NAD(P)-dependent oxidoreductase, producing the protein MVHIGITGAAGNVGKELSTAFDNEDLTLFTHRDHDDMDSTVFDVMDRDAFVDAISDIDVLIHLAANPSPYAEWDDLYEVNINGVYNAYYAAVRNNLDRVVYASSNHAVNGMETVDPTEPETLASDAPVIDHDDPPHPDSCYGITKVAGEAIGNYYARRYDIEAVNVRIGWLMSEEKLHETQQSENPFPKANARFARAMWLSLRDCRAAMFAAATAPIPQNPLTVHAISQNDERCLALTHTLRSLEYEPQDNAAEALKDR; encoded by the coding sequence ATGGTTCACATTGGAATCACGGGTGCCGCTGGTAACGTCGGAAAAGAACTTTCAACTGCGTTCGACAACGAGGATTTGACGCTGTTCACTCACCGTGATCACGATGATATGGACAGTACCGTTTTCGATGTCATGGATCGAGACGCATTCGTCGATGCGATTTCCGATATCGATGTACTGATCCATCTTGCAGCAAACCCATCACCGTACGCGGAGTGGGACGATCTGTACGAGGTGAATATCAACGGCGTATACAATGCGTACTACGCGGCTGTGAGAAACAATCTCGACCGTGTCGTGTACGCTAGTTCGAATCATGCGGTGAACGGGATGGAGACTGTTGATCCGACAGAACCAGAAACGCTGGCATCAGACGCCCCGGTGATCGACCACGACGACCCACCGCATCCAGATTCGTGCTACGGGATTACGAAAGTTGCAGGGGAGGCGATCGGTAACTACTACGCCCGACGATACGATATCGAGGCCGTCAACGTTCGGATCGGATGGTTGATGTCAGAGGAAAAACTCCACGAGACACAACAGTCGGAGAATCCCTTCCCAAAGGCGAATGCCCGCTTTGCACGTGCGATGTGGCTGAGTCTCCGGGACTGTCGAGCAGCCATGTTTGCTGCCGCTACGGCACCGATCCCGCAGAACCCACTCACCGTCCATGCCATCTCTCAAAACGACGAACGGTGCCTTGCGCTGACGCACACGCTCCGATCACTTGAATACGAACCCCAAGACAACGCAGCCGAAGCCCTCAAAGATCGTTGA
- a CDS encoding NAD(P)/FAD-dependent oxidoreductase, with protein sequence MAHQIVVLGAGYGGAASIKAIESELDDGDDVDLTWISEHDYHLLLHEVHRCIRTPAAREHIVIPIDEITPPETTFIEGTVDAVDVDERVVELDDETIEYDDLIICLGSETAYYGIDGLEEHGLTVKSLDDALSIHEEIKWTSIEASNDDPAKIIVGGGGLTGIEVAGEIAAFGNSHSSASLTVSILQRSAELFPGHDHELQGAIRNHLEQSGVDIETEAAISAVDDSTVQIEERDPIDYDVFVWAGGITGPPALDDAALDKDHDRVYTDSALETSADNVFAVGDAALMDQDEERGPVGEELIWRSIARRSPATNAAPPTSQAAWEAGDVLGRNVVRSMNGQEPIDWEYVNKGTVVSIGDRAVAHGIMGVPINTFSGHPARFLKKAISARWISDISTWQRAARAWPYM encoded by the coding sequence ATGGCACATCAAATTGTTGTGCTCGGAGCTGGCTATGGGGGAGCAGCATCCATCAAAGCGATCGAATCAGAACTGGATGACGGTGACGATGTGGATCTGACGTGGATATCTGAGCACGATTACCACCTCCTTCTTCACGAAGTCCATCGCTGCATCCGAACACCAGCGGCTCGTGAGCATATTGTCATCCCTATCGACGAGATAACGCCACCAGAGACGACCTTCATCGAAGGAACAGTAGATGCCGTCGATGTCGACGAGCGCGTTGTCGAACTCGACGATGAAACAATCGAGTACGATGACCTGATTATCTGCCTTGGAAGCGAAACGGCGTACTACGGCATTGACGGGCTCGAAGAGCACGGGTTGACTGTGAAGTCGCTCGATGATGCTCTTTCGATCCACGAAGAGATTAAATGGACATCTATCGAGGCATCGAACGACGATCCCGCGAAGATCATCGTTGGTGGCGGAGGACTCACGGGAATCGAAGTCGCAGGAGAGATCGCGGCGTTTGGGAACAGCCACAGCAGTGCGTCTCTCACCGTTTCGATCCTCCAGCGATCTGCTGAGCTCTTTCCCGGTCACGACCACGAGCTTCAGGGTGCAATCCGGAACCACTTGGAACAGAGTGGTGTCGACATCGAAACCGAGGCTGCCATCTCTGCGGTCGATGATTCGACAGTTCAAATCGAGGAGCGTGATCCGATCGACTACGACGTGTTCGTTTGGGCTGGTGGTATCACTGGTCCACCCGCTCTCGACGACGCTGCTCTCGATAAAGACCACGACAGAGTGTATACGGATTCGGCACTCGAAACGAGTGCTGATAACGTATTCGCAGTTGGGGATGCTGCTCTCATGGATCAGGACGAGGAACGAGGACCAGTGGGTGAAGAGCTCATTTGGCGGTCGATCGCTCGCCGATCACCGGCGACGAACGCCGCACCGCCAACATCTCAAGCCGCCTGGGAAGCAGGGGACGTGTTGGGTCGTAACGTCGTTCGATCAATGAACGGGCAAGAACCAATCGATTGGGAGTATGTGAACAAAGGAACAGTCGTTTCTATCGGCGATCGTGCCGTTGCACACGGCATCATGGGCGTCCCGATCAACACCTTTAGCGGTCATCCCGCTCGCTTCCTGAAAAAGGCGATCAGTGCCCGTTGGATCAGCGATATTTCAACGTGGCAACGTGCGGCTCGCGCCTGGCCATACATGTGA
- a CDS encoding NADP-dependent phosphogluconate dehydrogenase codes for MSTQELGIIGLGHIGGNLARQALEKDIRIVGMDTTAKPDIEEMGATVLDADAYETFAEELSQPRVIYLSLPAGPLIDDELNNLLPHLDDGDVIMDGGNSFWRDSMRREQQVWDDGIYYLDTGTSGGPPGARTAACFMVGGRQDGFDIVEPILDTLSVDQGLVYTGGPGTGHFVKLVHNGVEFGMLQAIGEGIELLEASSFDLDMEEILTNWSHGSVIRSWLVELMAKGFRHEDQFEDAPDFEDVPNYIEDTGEVNWLVEEAIKSETPIPVISQAVQELFKSRGNQKHAYQAIAMMRHGFGYHPFGESEAIAAEREKGMVEDKSRIEIERSPYEENPL; via the coding sequence ATGTCAACACAAGAGCTTGGAATAATTGGACTCGGTCACATCGGTGGAAATCTTGCGCGCCAAGCGCTCGAAAAAGATATTCGTATCGTCGGGATGGATACGACAGCGAAGCCCGATATCGAAGAGATGGGTGCAACTGTGCTCGATGCGGACGCATACGAGACCTTTGCTGAAGAGCTATCACAACCCCGAGTGATTTATCTATCACTCCCAGCGGGGCCACTGATCGACGACGAATTGAACAATCTCCTTCCACACCTCGATGACGGAGACGTCATAATGGACGGTGGGAACTCGTTTTGGCGGGATTCGATGCGACGAGAGCAGCAGGTTTGGGACGACGGAATCTACTATCTCGACACGGGAACGAGTGGTGGGCCACCGGGTGCCAGAACAGCAGCATGCTTCATGGTCGGTGGCCGTCAGGACGGATTCGACATTGTCGAGCCGATCCTCGATACACTCTCGGTCGACCAAGGGCTGGTATACACGGGCGGGCCGGGTACTGGCCATTTTGTGAAGCTCGTTCACAACGGCGTTGAATTCGGGATGCTTCAGGCAATCGGAGAAGGCATCGAACTGCTCGAAGCGAGCAGTTTTGATCTGGACATGGAAGAAATCCTTACCAACTGGTCACACGGCTCCGTTATTCGAAGTTGGCTCGTGGAACTGATGGCGAAAGGATTCCGTCACGAGGATCAGTTCGAAGACGCACCTGACTTCGAAGACGTTCCAAATTACATTGAAGACACCGGCGAGGTGAACTGGTTGGTCGAGGAGGCAATCAAGAGTGAGACACCCATCCCCGTTATCTCGCAGGCCGTTCAGGAACTGTTCAAGTCCCGCGGAAACCAGAAACACGCGTACCAAGCAATTGCGATGATGCGTCACGGTTTCGGCTACCACCCCTTCGGAGAGTCGGAAGCCATCGCAGCAGAGCGAGAAAAAGGAATGGTTGAGGATAAATCACGTATCGAGATTGAGCGATCACCGTACGAGGAGAATCCGCTTTGA
- a CDS encoding glycoside hydrolase family 15 protein: MDYKPIEHYGFIGNLETCALVGRDGAIDWYCVPHVESPSVFAKILDSDRGGHWTIQPTESFESDQQYVDKTNVLQTVFKTQDQQATVTDFMPVAEHEYEHDVSHRTLFRRIRADEGPVDLNVTFAPAFDYADSTPEFQSIESGAIATSDDTRLVLEGLPSWEPADANHSDSDRDSDDESTDAGNDSDTDAGDSVVTTLSLDDGETRWLTLKHDDSDLTDAPKAILDETIAFWQDWVHDEPDTSDCDFGGAWHDLVVRSELALKLLTHHDSGAIAAAPTASLPESIGGSRNWDYRYNWIRDAAFTIQALYKLGHKEEVEDYLHWVIERCHGATPSKMQPLYGLHGRADLSERNLPLDGYKHSQPVRVGNAAKDQLQFDTYGELVDAIYETSRYGKDLPPEDWPYLRDIVNFVCKTWTQKDSGIWEVRSDPSHFVYSKVMCWVAIDRGLKLVDDAGFDGPTDHWKEQRDAIKQRVLDDGYNEEKKTFVRSFDDQSSLDASNLLIPITGFLPFDDPRVQGTIDATLDQLVTTDGLVKRYDGDDGLSGDEGSFLLCSFWLIDALALSGRIDHAESMFKSVLEYASPQGLFAEEVDNKTGSQLGNFPQAFSHIGLINSALYITRTKGVVHPGPEPRGIGVSHIPDANDS, encoded by the coding sequence ATGGATTATAAGCCAATCGAACACTACGGATTCATCGGTAATCTCGAAACGTGTGCACTCGTCGGACGTGACGGTGCCATCGACTGGTACTGCGTTCCGCACGTGGAGTCTCCGAGTGTGTTTGCTAAAATTCTTGACAGCGATCGTGGCGGTCATTGGACGATTCAACCGACAGAATCGTTCGAATCGGACCAGCAGTACGTAGATAAAACGAACGTGCTACAAACCGTCTTCAAAACACAGGATCAACAGGCGACAGTCACGGACTTCATGCCCGTCGCTGAACACGAGTACGAACACGACGTTTCACACCGAACGCTTTTTCGTCGGATACGTGCGGATGAGGGTCCAGTAGATTTGAACGTTACATTCGCTCCGGCGTTCGATTACGCCGATTCGACACCGGAATTTCAATCGATTGAGTCGGGCGCTATCGCAACAAGCGACGATACACGACTCGTCCTTGAAGGACTTCCGTCGTGGGAACCAGCAGACGCCAATCACAGTGACAGTGACCGCGACAGTGATGATGAGAGTACAGATGCTGGCAACGATAGCGATACTGATGCTGGTGACAGCGTGGTTACCACCCTTTCGTTGGACGATGGTGAAACGCGATGGCTCACGCTGAAACACGACGATTCAGATTTGACGGACGCACCCAAAGCGATACTGGATGAAACGATCGCATTCTGGCAGGACTGGGTTCACGACGAACCAGATACGTCCGACTGTGACTTTGGAGGAGCGTGGCACGATCTCGTTGTTCGATCCGAGCTCGCACTGAAGCTGCTCACACACCACGACAGCGGTGCGATTGCTGCTGCACCAACAGCCTCCCTTCCTGAATCGATTGGCGGGAGTCGCAACTGGGACTACCGCTACAACTGGATCCGTGATGCCGCGTTCACGATACAGGCGCTCTACAAACTCGGTCACAAAGAGGAAGTCGAGGACTATCTACACTGGGTGATTGAGCGCTGTCACGGAGCAACGCCGAGTAAGATGCAGCCGTTGTATGGTCTCCATGGGCGGGCAGACCTCAGTGAACGCAATCTCCCTCTCGATGGCTACAAACACTCACAGCCCGTTCGAGTCGGGAATGCAGCGAAAGATCAGCTACAGTTCGACACCTACGGTGAACTGGTCGATGCGATCTACGAGACGTCACGATACGGGAAGGATCTCCCACCCGAAGACTGGCCGTATCTCCGTGATATCGTGAATTTCGTCTGCAAAACGTGGACGCAAAAAGACAGCGGTATCTGGGAAGTTCGAAGCGATCCGAGTCATTTTGTCTATTCGAAGGTGATGTGCTGGGTCGCAATTGATCGCGGTCTGAAGCTCGTTGATGATGCCGGGTTCGATGGACCGACAGATCACTGGAAAGAACAGCGAGACGCAATCAAGCAACGGGTGCTCGATGACGGTTACAACGAGGAGAAAAAGACCTTCGTCCGCTCGTTCGACGATCAGTCATCGCTGGACGCATCGAATCTCTTGATACCGATAACAGGATTTCTCCCGTTTGATGATCCACGGGTCCAAGGAACCATCGATGCGACGCTCGATCAACTCGTCACGACCGATGGACTCGTCAAGCGGTACGATGGGGACGATGGACTCTCGGGAGATGAAGGCTCGTTCCTTCTCTGTTCGTTCTGGCTCATCGACGCACTCGCGCTGTCTGGTCGTATCGATCACGCCGAATCGATGTTCAAAAGCGTTCTCGAGTACGCCAGTCCACAGGGACTCTTCGCCGAAGAAGTCGACAACAAGACCGGCTCCCAGCTCGGCAACTTTCCGCAGGCATTCAGTCACATCGGACTCATCAACAGCGCACTCTACATCACACGAACGAAGGGCGTCGTCCATCCCGGTCCGGAGCCACGTGGTATCGGCGTCTCCCATATCCCAGATGCAAACGATAGCTGA
- a CDS encoding SMP-30/gluconolactonase/LRE family protein — protein MDPEVVANTRCRTGEGPLWHPDQNVVYWVDIPRGRLFSYDPETGEHELRYEDSVISATTIQADGSLLLFMDRGQIIQWDDGSTTPIVEEIPEERDSRFNDVIASPAGRVFCGTMPTDDRLGRLYRLDRDGSIVELDDGYDIPNGMGFTPDRTKLYLTESNARRIYCFDYDTSTGELSNRRIVVETPADDGVPDGMTVDADGNLWSARWNGHRVVQYAPDGTEIGRIELPVDKVSCPTFVGPDYTDLYVTTAGGNDRDTEGESAGALFHLSSAGSGVAEFRSRITT, from the coding sequence ATGGACCCAGAAGTAGTCGCAAATACTCGTTGTCGAACGGGCGAAGGGCCTCTCTGGCATCCTGATCAGAACGTCGTTTACTGGGTCGACATCCCTCGGGGACGACTCTTCAGCTACGATCCGGAAACGGGAGAACACGAACTGCGCTATGAGGATTCCGTCATCAGTGCAACGACGATACAAGCGGACGGGAGCCTCCTCCTCTTCATGGATCGCGGTCAGATCATCCAGTGGGACGACGGCTCAACGACGCCGATCGTTGAGGAAATCCCAGAGGAGCGCGACTCCCGGTTCAACGACGTTATTGCGAGTCCCGCAGGTCGCGTCTTCTGTGGCACGATGCCGACGGACGATCGACTCGGTCGTCTCTACCGACTCGATCGTGACGGATCGATCGTCGAACTCGATGACGGGTACGACATCCCAAACGGAATGGGGTTCACGCCCGATCGAACGAAACTCTATCTCACTGAATCGAATGCACGGCGCATCTACTGCTTTGACTACGATACGTCGACTGGCGAGTTGTCCAACCGCCGCATCGTTGTCGAGACGCCGGCAGACGATGGTGTTCCCGATGGTATGACCGTCGATGCGGATGGGAATCTCTGGTCTGCGCGTTGGAACGGCCATCGCGTCGTACAGTACGCGCCAGACGGAACAGAGATCGGACGGATCGAACTCCCAGTCGATAAAGTATCCTGTCCGACATTCGTTGGCCCGGACTACACAGACCTCTACGTAACGACCGCCGGTGGGAACGATCGTGACACGGAGGGTGAAAGCGCAGGCGCGCTCTTTCACCTGTCATCGGCAGGATCGGGTGTCGCGGAATTTCGATCCAGAATCACGACGTGA
- a CDS encoding heme-copper oxidase subunit III yields the protein MTGSTTHVDDTDGTEDANEHSRWPIVAAIGVAGLYFGTALALVGLASDVIPYVVGLVIAGSGIVVAITGLGGWLDQAYISQYWRQQISERKHESYEATMGLFLTTDAATFGAGFVYYFFIRVGGWPPSDLPNLLSSILLVNTAMLVASSFTLYAAHKSLERGLRKRFLGLLGVTIVLGGAFVAGQVYEYYGFIVEQGFTLTSGIFGSAFFGLTGLHGLHVTLGVILLSIIFIRAVLGQYSDHRDTSIVTISLYWHFVDVVWLFLVVVLYLGASIGS from the coding sequence ATGACTGGCTCGACGACCCACGTCGATGACACCGACGGCACTGAGGACGCCAATGAGCACAGTCGGTGGCCAATCGTCGCCGCAATCGGAGTGGCGGGGCTCTACTTCGGGACGGCCCTCGCACTCGTTGGGCTCGCTTCTGATGTCATCCCGTACGTGGTCGGACTCGTCATCGCGGGAAGTGGGATCGTCGTTGCAATCACGGGGCTCGGTGGGTGGCTCGATCAGGCATATATCAGCCAGTACTGGCGACAGCAGATCAGCGAGCGAAAGCACGAGTCGTACGAAGCGACGATGGGGCTGTTCTTGACGACTGACGCTGCGACCTTCGGTGCCGGTTTCGTCTACTACTTTTTTATTCGTGTTGGTGGATGGCCGCCATCAGATCTCCCGAATCTTTTGAGTTCGATTTTGCTCGTCAACACAGCCATGCTCGTTGCGAGCAGTTTCACACTGTATGCCGCACACAAGTCGCTTGAGCGGGGGCTGCGAAAGCGCTTTCTCGGTCTTCTCGGTGTGACGATCGTTCTCGGTGGAGCGTTCGTCGCGGGACAGGTGTACGAATACTACGGTTTCATCGTCGAGCAAGGGTTCACCCTCACCTCTGGAATTTTTGGAAGCGCCTTCTTCGGTCTGACCGGACTCCACGGGCTGCACGTTACACTCGGTGTGATTCTTCTCAGCATCATTTTCATCCGAGCAGTCCTCGGTCAGTATTCGGATCATCGGGACACATCGATCGTAACTATCTCGTTGTACTGGCACTTCGTCGATGTCGTCTGGCTATTTTTGGTCGTCGTTCTGTACCTCGGAGCGTCAATTGGATCGTAG
- a CDS encoding DUF6789 family protein, with protein sequence MSRAIVELSILGGVLAGCWLVARLARHRAVEPDGGLPTEREFGRGFESLIDRITYWTTTTNHRDIGILYIVFGTFAALWGGTDAMMIRTELLTPTPDIWATETYNALFTMHGLTMLFFFVTPVFFGIANYFIPLLVGADDMAFPRLNAIGFWLLPPSLLLARTGLLSNIASQIFGLFASGWIVRFFQTLQEPQLGWTLYTPLSTQSANPQVSVLLIGLHLSGIATTLGAINFIVTIIYERSEDINWSNFDIFTWNMLTTSGLILFVFPLLGSALIMLLLDRTFGTAFYATDGGGGPILWQNLFWFFGHPEVYIIFIPATGLMSQLLPKFAGRKLFGFRFIVYSTLGIGVMSFGVWAHHMFTTGIDPRLRASFMAVSIAIAVPSAIKVFNWLTTIWSGNIRLTAPMLLSISGIGVFVIGGVTGVFLATIPMDIYYHGTYYVVGHFHLILMGIIPFMMFAASYYWYPIITHRMYDRQLAFFQSLLLVFGSITTFGSILIIGLMGMPRRYALYPAQFAPIQRVATIGGFLIGLSVLLWLYNMIWSYWNGSPVTNADVWDLKSTNQFTLEWQWFERQLESKYGIEPTEPETVRQSFTTDGSVGSPNIRRDLVPVADTSVRIVGTAAVAGLVGTTLMSGVLFAATVIGVFQLSSFADIASLVGVQGTIAGYALFFIGGITTWALLFATLAEYIPGRPRVVTGLVYATIISSGFMIAFYTDQTGLQLLGYVVFVLIAHWFYGVGLAATFEYLSTGVVGES encoded by the coding sequence ATGAGCCGTGCCATCGTGGAACTATCGATACTCGGGGGAGTGCTGGCCGGTTGCTGGCTGGTCGCTCGTCTTGCACGCCACCGTGCCGTAGAACCCGACGGAGGCCTCCCGACAGAGCGAGAGTTTGGTCGTGGCTTCGAGTCACTCATCGACCGAATAACCTACTGGACGACGACGACGAACCACCGAGACATCGGCATACTGTACATCGTATTTGGTACATTCGCAGCGCTCTGGGGCGGGACGGACGCAATGATGATTCGGACGGAACTGCTCACGCCGACGCCCGACATTTGGGCAACAGAGACGTACAACGCGCTCTTTACGATGCACGGTCTCACGATGCTGTTCTTTTTTGTGACACCAGTGTTCTTCGGTATTGCAAACTATTTCATCCCGCTCCTGGTCGGTGCAGACGACATGGCGTTTCCCCGTCTCAACGCCATCGGGTTCTGGCTCCTTCCCCCATCGTTGCTCTTGGCACGGACAGGGCTGCTCTCGAACATTGCCAGCCAGATATTCGGTCTCTTTGCATCTGGTTGGATCGTTCGATTCTTCCAAACGCTGCAGGAGCCACAACTCGGGTGGACGCTGTACACACCGCTATCGACCCAGTCGGCGAATCCACAAGTCAGTGTCTTACTCATTGGGTTGCACTTGAGCGGTATTGCGACGACACTTGGTGCGATCAACTTCATCGTCACGATCATCTACGAGCGCAGCGAGGACATCAACTGGTCCAACTTCGATATCTTCACGTGGAACATGCTGACGACGAGCGGTCTCATCCTGTTTGTGTTCCCACTGCTCGGCAGCGCGCTCATTATGCTCTTGCTGGATCGAACGTTTGGCACGGCGTTCTACGCGACAGACGGTGGCGGCGGTCCAATTCTGTGGCAGAATCTCTTTTGGTTCTTCGGTCACCCTGAGGTGTACATCATCTTTATCCCAGCGACAGGACTGATGAGCCAGTTGCTCCCGAAGTTTGCCGGACGAAAACTGTTCGGATTCCGGTTCATCGTCTACTCGACGCTTGGAATCGGCGTGATGTCGTTTGGTGTCTGGGCCCACCACATGTTCACGACGGGGATCGATCCACGACTTCGCGCGAGTTTCATGGCTGTTTCTATCGCTATCGCGGTACCGAGTGCGATCAAAGTGTTCAACTGGCTCACGACGATTTGGTCAGGAAATATCCGATTGACCGCGCCGATGCTGCTCAGTATCAGTGGTATCGGGGTGTTCGTCATTGGTGGCGTGACAGGCGTGTTCCTCGCAACGATTCCAATGGATATCTACTACCACGGGACGTACTACGTCGTTGGTCATTTCCACCTGATCCTGATGGGAATCATTCCGTTCATGATGTTCGCTGCGAGCTACTACTGGTATCCGATCATAACACACCGGATGTACGACCGTCAACTCGCATTTTTCCAGTCGCTGCTGCTCGTTTTCGGGTCGATCACGACGTTTGGATCGATTCTCATCATTGGGTTGATGGGAATGCCGCGACGATATGCGTTGTATCCTGCCCAGTTCGCTCCCATTCAGCGCGTAGCAACCATCGGTGGGTTTCTCATCGGACTCAGCGTCCTCCTGTGGCTGTACAACATGATCTGGTCGTACTGGAACGGGTCACCAGTCACGAACGCGGATGTCTGGGATCTGAAATCGACAAATCAGTTCACACTCGAATGGCAGTGGTTCGAACGGCAACTCGAATCGAAGTACGGCATCGAACCGACAGAGCCGGAGACGGTTCGACAATCGTTCACGACTGATGGATCTGTCGGGAGTCCGAATATCCGGCGTGATTTGGTTCCCGTCGCGGACACGTCGGTACGAATCGTCGGCACCGCCGCAGTCGCTGGACTGGTCGGGACAACGTTGATGAGCGGCGTGCTGTTCGCCGCGACCGTCATTGGCGTGTTCCAACTCTCGTCATTTGCCGATATTGCTAGTCTCGTCGGCGTACAAGGAACTATTGCAGGCTACGCGCTGTTTTTCATCGGTGGGATTACCACGTGGGCGCTGCTGTTTGCCACACTGGCTGAGTACATACCGGGACGACCCCGCGTTGTGACGGGACTTGTGTATGCGACGATCATCTCGTCCGGATTCATGATCGCGTTTTACACCGACCAGACCGGACTTCAGCTCCTCGGGTACGTGGTGTTCGTGCTGATCGCCCACTGGTTCTACGGCGTCGGACTCGCAGCGACGTTCGAATATCTCTCGACGGGGGTGGTCGGCGAATCATGA